From a region of the Archocentrus centrarchus isolate MPI-CPG fArcCen1 chromosome 18, fArcCen1, whole genome shotgun sequence genome:
- the LOC115797398 gene encoding uncharacterized protein LOC115797398, with product MSSLEKCVSCGGPFAPLKWSGVRCKVCNQSWHKKCYVKHKVDITELLQVVCTEPSSSEVVSSEEEYVPDSIDDSNSSCDDRSEPLKISYKQVQNCEVSTSKSSSKNKRHHQESFVEENREPVSEAAESSTEDMISTSQLEVSRVTGNIGNADAEDIFVDDGADAMAEKVSNTSSLLRNKTYCYICGKLQTKFTRHLKTHEKTHADVAQVLSLPKRSKQRMKMLIKLRNKGNHKHNSEVLASGVGSLKLRRTSKKKYNAKDYIHCMYCQALYLRRDLWRHVRKCSSKAVEATSEIGRKKVLSLASMNESALCQQISPGVWSVLAVMKDDEITSTVRSDFSILQLAQSFFNKYGQDPTKYDYIRQRLRESGRLLLTLRKEFSIHSLEDAVRPENFDVVIKAVKKVSGYDEEKHCYRTPSLALKLGHSLQKVSDILHCRALMAQDSTLIKSTQSFKTLYATKWSELISHTALTTLNERQFNKPSTLPFTEDVQRLHRHLEKTTEQALKDLEDNSSPKSYSELCKATMANIILFNRRRGEEISKMTMNGFLERDTSPLHKDVAFGLTEFELRLCQHFSRVELRGKRGRKVAVLLSPDMVNAITRLIEKRKDCGVLAENLFLFARPHCLTPYRGQDCLRFYASECGAENPELLRSTQLRKHVATLSQILNLKNHELDQVANFLGHDIRVHREYYRLPEATTQLAKISKLLLAMEKGSLRSLQGKTLDEIEIEDNLQLTDSDAESEVDAESEVDEANLTHPQTGSAGPLMARQPVEEPPGMSAPLSQAQSKHTDAKEKEPNTKLKKDKEPSRKKNTNKHSVSLESARRAKKNPWSPMEVVAVMRHFGEHIKKGKLATMIECQQCKKAEDPALAARSIQNIRDFVRNRGITMKRKENPG from the exons ATGTCAAgtttagaaaaatgtgtttcatgtgGAGGACCTTTTGCACCTCTGAAATGGAGTGGTGTGAGATGTAAAG TTTGCAACCAGTCCTGGCACAAAAAGTGTTATGTTAAACACAAGGTGGACATCACTGAACTTCTGCAAGTG GTCTGTACAGAACCAAGTTCAAGTGAGGTGGTATCATCAGAAGAGGAGTATGTTCCTGATTCCATAGATGATTCAAACAGCTCGTGCGATGACAGATCAGAGCCTTTAAAAATCAGTTACAAACAAGTACAGAATTGTGAGGTCTCCACCAGCAAGTCttcttccaaaaacaaaagacaccACCAAGAAAGTTTTGTAGAGGAAAACAGAGAGCCCGTTTCTGAAGCTGCAGAATCATCAACTGAAGATATGATCAGCACAAGTCAGCTTGAAGTATCAAGAGTTACTGGCAATATAGGAAACGCTGATGCCGAAGACATATTTGTTGATGATGGTGCTGATGCTATGGCTGAAAAAGTCTCAAACACGTCATCCTTGCTCAGAAATAAAACTTACTGCTACATTTGTGGGAAACTACAGACAAAGTTTACACGTCACTTAAAAACTCACGAGAAAACACATGCAGATGTTGCTCAAGTTTTAAGTCTTCCCAAGAGGTCCAAACAACGTATGAAAATGCTTATAAAGCTTCGCAACAAGGGAAACCACAAGCATAACTCAGAGGTCTTGGCGAGTGGAGTTGGATCACTAAAACTAAGACGCACATCAAAGAAAAAGTACAATGCAAAAGATTACATTCACTGCATGTACTGCCAGGCATTATATCTGCGACGAGATCTTTGGCGACATGTTCGAAAATGTTCTTCAAAAGCAGTAGAAGCCACTTCAGAGattggaagaaaaaaagttttgtctttggccTCTATGAATGAGTCAGCTTTGTGTCAGCAGATATCACCAGGTGTTTGGAGCGTGTTAGCTGTTATGAAAGATGATGAAATAACTTCTACTGTGCGAAGTGACTTCTCTATTCTTCAGCTGGCCCAATCATTCTTTAACAAATATGGACAAGATCCCACCAAATATGACTACATTCGCCAGAGACTCAGAGAATCTGGAAGACTCCTGCTCACGCTTCGCAAGGAATTCTCAATACATAGTCTTGAGGATGCTGTGAGACCTGAAAATTTTGATGTGGTTATCAAAGCGGTCAAGAAAGTATCCGGGTATGATGAAGAAAAGCACTGCTACCGTACTCCAAGCCTTGCTCTAAAGTTAGGTCACTCACTACAGAAAGTCAGTGATATTTTACATTGCAGAGCACTCATGGCACAAGACAGTACGCTGATAAAGTCAACCCAGAGTTTCAAAACTCTCTATGCTACAAAGTGGTCTGAACTCATCTCTCACACCGCTTTAACTACGTTGAATGAGCGGCAGTTTAACAAGCCCTCCACTCTTCCTTTCACCGAAGATGTTCAGCGTCTTCACAGACATCTGGAGAAGACTACAGAACAAGCATTGAAGGACTTGGAAGACAATAGTTCACCAAAATCATATAGTGAACTGTGTAAAGCCACCATGGCAAATATAATACTTTTTAACAGAAGAAGAGGGGAAGAAATTTCAAAGATGACAATGAATGGCTTTCTGGAAAGAGACACAAGTCCCCTGCATAAGGACGTCGCATTTGGACTGACAGAATTTGAACTTCGCCTTTGTCAACACTTCAGTCGTGTTGAATTAAGGGGTAAAAGAGGCCGGAAGGTTGCAGTGTTACTCTCGCCAGACATGGTGAATGCCATAACACGcctaatagaaaaaagaaaagactgtggTGTTCTGGCAGAAAACCTGTTCCTGTTTGCCAGACCTCATTGTCTGACTCCCTACAGAGGACAGGACTGTTTGAGGTTTTATGCCAGTGAATGTGGGGCTGAAAACCCTGAGCTCCTCAGGTCAACGCAATTACGCAAACATGTTGCAACTTTGTCTCAGATCTTGAACCTCAAGAATCACGAGTTGGACCAAGTTGCTAACTTCCTTGGCCACGATATTCGCGTTCATCGTGAATATTACAGACTTCCTGAGGCTACTACCCAGCTGGCCAAGATATCCAAACTGCTGCTTGCCATGGAGAAAGGATCTCTCAGAAGCCTTCAAGGCAAAACACTTGACGAGATTGAAATCGAAG ACAACCTACAGTTGACCGATTCAGATGCTGAGAGTGAGGTCGATGCTGAGAGTGAGGTAGATGAAGCAAATCTCACACATCCACAGACCG gttCTGCAGGACCATTGATGGCTAGGCAACCTGTCGAGGAACCTCCAGGCATGTCTGCGCCATTATCACAAG CACAAAGTAAACACACAGATGCTAAGGAGAAAGAACCCAACACAAAACTAAAGAAGGACAAAGAGCCCAgcagaaaaaagaacacaaataaacattCTG TATCTCTGGAAAGTGCTAGAAGAGCAAAAAAGAATCCATGGTCTCCCATGGAGGTTGTCGCAGTCATGAGACATTTTGGCGAACAcatcaaaaaaggaaaactggcCACTATGATTGAATGCCAGCAATGCAAGAAGGCTGAAGATCCTGCTCTGGCTGCCCGCTCTATCCAAAACATAAGAGATTTTGTAAGGAATCGGGGCATAactatgaaaagaaaagaaaatcctggATAG